A region of Vitis riparia cultivar Riparia Gloire de Montpellier isolate 1030 chromosome 1, EGFV_Vit.rip_1.0, whole genome shotgun sequence DNA encodes the following proteins:
- the LOC117920385 gene encoding uncharacterized protein LOC117920385 has translation MTITVTVTMTVIVTVSVTVTMTMTITVTVTVSVTITVMVMGTVIITVTINVTITATVIVTITVAIIVIVIITATITVTVLITLTATIIVIVTVIDTVTVTFTVTVIVTFTIIVTVTVIVTSPSPLPLLSTLFVTITVTVTDTVNVTINVTVIITVTVTVTVTVTIAIIVIVTITVSVIVTVIISVTVTVTVTIIVTITVTVTVIVIATVTVTITVTVIVIDIVTITFTVIVTITDIVFINVTVIVFDIVTIIITIILIVTITVIVTVIVIDTITVIIIVTATFTITVIVTVTVTVTFTIKVTVTTVFVIVTVIDTFTVTVTIIVTVIVTVTITITVIVTITVTVIVTVPSLSPITFIVTVCVIVIVIVTVTVTVTVTIIVTIIMIIIVTATVTIIMTITVTITVIVIVTITVTITITITVTITVTVTVTFTVTVTVTVTFTVTVIVTLTVTVFHFISVTVTVTIIFNITVTITITVIVTVTTIITVIVIVTVTVTVTITAIVTLTITVIITVTVTIAVIRTISVTVTVTVTVTITITVTIIVIVIVTVTVIVTITVTVTITVTVTITVIVTVVVTVIATVTVTNTLTVTVIVAIIVTVTFTITVPITITVTITVIVTTTVTVIVIVTVTVTFTITVPVTITVTITVTITTTVTVTVTVTVTVTVTFTITVPITITVTIIVTVITTVTVIVTITVIVTVTVTSTVIVIVTIIVTVTVTISITVIVTVTITVTVTVTITIMATITIIITVTINVTVTATVTVIVTITVTVVVTITVIVTATFTITVPVTLTVTVIITVIVTITVIVTVTDTVTVTFTVTVTITITIIVTAIIIVTVTITVTVTVTVTITVTVTVIVTITIIVIVTVIVTIIITVTITITVTIIHTVTITVIVTITIIVTVTIIVIVTITITVITTITVSITVTVIIIITVIVTVTVIDTINVTVTVITNVTIIVTIPSPLPLILLLP, from the exons ATGACCATCACCGTTACTGTTACCATGACTGTCATTGTGACCGTCTCCGTCACCGTCACCATGACCATGACCATTACCGTCACTGTGACCGTCTCTGTCACTATTACCGTCATGGTCATGGGCACTGTGATCATCACCGTGACCATCAATGTTACAATCACTGCTACCGTCATCGTTACCATTACCGTTGCCATAATCGTTATCGTTATCATCACCGCTACTATCACCGTTACCGTCCTCATTACTCTCACCGCTACCATTATCGTTATCGTCACTGTTATCGATACTGTTACTGTCACGTTCACCGTTACTGTTATCGTTACCTTTACCATTATCGTAACCGTTACTGTCATCGTTACGTCACCATCACCATTACCGTTATTGTCAACGTTATT TGTTACCATCACCGTCACCGTTACCGATACTGTCAATGTTACAATCAATGTCACCGTTATTATTACCGTCACTGTTACAGTAACTGTTACCGTTACCATCGCCATTATCGTTATCGTTACCATTACAGTCAGCGTTATCGTTACTGTCATCATTTCCGTTACCGTCACGGTCACCGTCACCATTATCGTCACTATTACCGTAACTGTTACTGTTATCGTAATCGCTACTGTCACCGTTACTATTACCGTTACCGTCATCGTTATCGATATTGTTACTATCACCTTCACCGTTATTGTTACCATTACCGATATTGTTTTTATCAATGTCACTGTTATCGTTTTCGATATCGTTACCATTATTATCACCATTATCCTCATAGTTACCATCACCGTTATTGTGACAGTCATCGTAATCGACACGATCACCGTGATCATCATCGTCACTGCCACCTTTACCATCACTGTTATCGTCACCGTTACAGTCACTGTTACCTTCACCATTAAAGTCACCGTCACCACCGTTTTCGTTATTGTCACCGTTATCGATACTTTTACGGTCACCGTTACCATCATTGTCACAGTTATCGTTACCGTTACGATAACCATCACCGTTATAGTTACGATAACTGTCACCGTTATCGTCACCGTCCCATCACTATCACCCATTACCTTTATTGTTACTGTTTGCGTTATTGTTATCGTCATCGTCACtgtcaccgttaccgttactGTCACCATCATTGTTACCATTATCATGATCATTATTGTCACTGCTACCGTTACCATAATCATGACCATTACCGTCACCATCACCGTTATCGTCATTGTGACCATTACTGTCACCattaccattaccatcaccgttaccattaccgtcaccgttaccgttaccTTTACtgtcaccgttaccgttaccgtCACCTTCACCGTTACCGTCATCGTGACCCTTACCGTTACCGTTTTTCACT TCATTTCCGTCACTGTTACCGTCACCATTATCTTTAACATTACCGTTACTATTACCATCACCGTTATTGTGACTGTTACTACTATCATCACTGTTATCGTGATTGTTACCGTGACCGTGACCGTTACCATTACTGCAATCGTAACTCTTACTATTACCGTTATCATTACTGTCACCGTTACCATCGCCGTTATCAGAACCATTTCTGTCACtgttaccgtcaccgttaccgttacAATTACCATCACCGTTACTATTATCGTTATCGTTATCGTCACCGTTACCGTTATCGTTACTattaccgtcaccgttaccattaccgttactGTTACCATCACCGTTATTGTTACCGTCGTCGTTACCGTTATTGCTACTGTCACCGTTACTAATACACTCACCGTTACCGTTATCGTCGCTATTATTGTTACCGTCACTTTCACCATCACCGTCCCCATTACCATTACCGTTACTATCACCGTCATCGTTACCACTACTGTTACTGTTATTGTCATTGTTACTGTTACCGTCACTTTCACCATCACCGTCCccgttaccattaccgttactATCACTGTCACCATTACCACtaccgttaccgttaccgttaccgtCACTGTTACTGTTACCGTCACTTTCACCATCACCGTCCCCATTACTATTACCGTTACTATCATTGTCACCGTTATCACTACCGTTACCGTTATCGTCACCATTACAGTTATCGTGACCGTTACCGTGACAAGTACCGTTATTGTCATCGTGACCATCATTGTTACTGTCACTGTGACAATCTCCATCACCGTTATCGTAACCGTCACCATCACGGTCACGGTCACCGTTACTATAACAATCATGGCCACaatcaccatcatcatcaccGTGACCATCAATGTTACAGTCACCGCTACTGTCACTGTTATcgttaccattaccgttactGTTGTCGTAACCATTACCGTTATCGTCACCGCTACATTCACCATTACTGTCCCCGTTACTCTCACCGTTACTGTTATCATTACTGTCATTGTTACCATCACCGTTATTGTCACTGTTACTGATACTGTTACTGTCACCTTCACtgttaccgttaccattaccattaccaTTATCGTAACCGCTATTATCATTGTTACTGTCACCATCACCGTTACCGTCACCGTCACCGTTACTATCACTGTTACTGTTACCGTTATCGTAACCATTACTATCATCGTTATCGTCACCGTTATAGTTACCATTATTATCACCGTTACTATCACCATTACCGTCACCATTATCCAtaccgttaccattaccgtcaTCGTCACCATTACCATTATCGTAACCGTTACTATCATCGTTATTGTCACTATTACCATCACTGTTATCACCACCATTACCGTAAGCATTACAGTCACCGTCATCATTATCATTACTGTTATCGTCACCGTCACTGTTATCGATACTATCAACGTTACCGTCACTGTTATAACTAACGTCACCATTATCGTTACCATACCATCACCATTACCGTTAATATTACTGTTACCGTAA